In Sulfurisphaera javensis, a single genomic region encodes these proteins:
- a CDS encoding DUF2173 family protein: MSVSEKLDRLMKLKGAIAAGSFTADGKVVDYKGPLSKEMAEMVAMMCAANTLMAKMQAEGFTKFSGMKWSPLHGWAVAAGDYAVCVMGYYGVFVKLSEADFNEIFKVLGEVAQS; this comes from the coding sequence ATGTCAGTTTCTGAAAAGCTCGATAGGTTAATGAAACTAAAAGGAGCAATAGCAGCGGGAAGTTTTACTGCAGATGGTAAAGTAGTTGACTATAAAGGTCCATTAAGTAAAGAAATGGCAGAAATGGTAGCAATGATGTGTGCAGCAAATACACTAATGGCAAAAATGCAAGCAGAAGGTTTTACTAAATTTAGTGGGATGAAATGGAGTCCATTACATGGATGGGCCGTAGCTGCTGGAGATTATGCTGTCTGTGTTATGGGATATTATGGAGTTTTCGTAAAGCTATCAGAAGCAGACTTTAACGAAATATTTAAAGTATTGGGAGAAGTAGCTCAATCTTAA
- a CDS encoding LOG family protein: protein MQIGIAAHSGNVSQDLVKKAERFIEKISECKDVRLLLGGYWGLMKVIVDKALELNLPVILLLPIEREEVEIPEKVVKVYTGCEFRCRSVMLVRSSDVLVSLGGGVGTEIEMFMAYAMGRPVYSLINTGLSTDLLRSSFPEYFDDRKVIKIKYFDDPEKLAIAVCEEREKIKTEFG, encoded by the coding sequence ATGCAAATCGGAATAGCTGCACATAGCGGGAATGTTTCTCAAGATCTTGTTAAGAAAGCAGAAAGGTTTATTGAAAAAATTTCTGAATGTAAAGATGTAAGACTTCTTTTAGGAGGATATTGGGGCTTAATGAAAGTTATTGTAGATAAAGCGCTTGAATTAAATTTGCCAGTTATTCTTTTACTTCCAATAGAAAGGGAGGAGGTTGAAATCCCTGAAAAAGTAGTAAAAGTTTACACGGGTTGTGAATTTAGATGTAGATCGGTAATGTTGGTAAGATCTTCAGATGTTTTAGTTAGTTTAGGTGGTGGGGTTGGTACAGAAATTGAAATGTTTATGGCTTACGCAATGGGTAGGCCTGTTTATTCTCTAATAAATACTGGGTTATCAACTGATTTATTAAGGTCTTCATTCCCAGAATATTTTGATGATAGGAAAGTTATTAAGATAAAATATTTTGATGACCCAGAAAAATTAGCTATTGCAGTCTGTGAGGAAAGAGAAAAAATAAAAACTGAATTTGGATGA
- a CDS encoding class II glutamine amidotransferase, which yields MCRMLAYVGKDKEKLKKLASCLINSAKDDPITHDVHKDGWGLVAYNGEKLIHYRSGNPIFNESEILFNLLDPLYGEFKVIIHARLASDKSLVASFLSHPYLESNEKEIFFLAHNGSVDKQELGKYLNINPKMMVDSELVAKYISAKGIEGVKDLKKFTRSALNLFILYIDRESRKSSLYYFNYYNVEYIKAKNIPEEYYKLYKGEDYVFSSSLAYSGCEKGNEVEFGEISELL from the coding sequence ATGTGCAGAATGTTAGCTTACGTTGGGAAGGATAAAGAAAAACTGAAAAAACTAGCTTCTTGTTTAATAAACTCTGCAAAAGATGATCCAATAACTCATGACGTTCATAAAGATGGATGGGGATTAGTAGCTTATAATGGGGAAAAGCTAATTCATTATCGTAGTGGAAATCCAATATTTAATGAAAGTGAAATTTTATTCAACTTGTTAGATCCCCTTTATGGAGAATTTAAAGTTATAATTCACGCAAGATTGGCAAGTGATAAATCGTTAGTTGCTTCATTTCTTTCTCACCCTTATTTAGAGAGTAATGAAAAAGAAATTTTCTTTTTAGCCCATAATGGTAGTGTTGATAAGCAAGAATTAGGCAAATATCTTAACATAAATCCCAAAATGATGGTGGATTCTGAGCTTGTTGCCAAATATATATCTGCAAAAGGAATAGAGGGTGTAAAAGATCTTAAAAAATTCACAAGGTCAGCCTTAAACCTTTTCATTCTTTACATAGATAGAGAAAGTAGGAAATCCTCTCTTTACTATTTTAATTACTATAACGTGGAGTACATAAAGGCTAAGAATATACCGGAAGAATATTATAAACTTTACAAGGGCGAGGATTATGTTTTCTCTTCCTCATTAGCATATTCTGGTTGCGAAAAGGGAAATGAAGTAGAATTTGGAGAAATAAGTGAACTGCTATGA
- a CDS encoding MarR family transcriptional regulator: protein MKILTKLTLIGPLSSYRLSQELGIPSATAWRVLKKLCKEGYVSKGEKNFSITPKGLAVLFKNYKDERVRKIIAKRLKEIWNYEGDVSEVYSLLKDVSNLIENNKIDIKNVCLNYPVSLAGFLYPFINELSEETKRLIAHYLLKTFPSVNITPYCRGIISFNDKGIPYAIAVNCKVEGIKLNHYCEILQKLYVKNKIE, encoded by the coding sequence ATGAAAATATTAACAAAATTAACACTAATAGGTCCACTATCATCATACAGACTTTCTCAAGAACTTGGAATACCCTCAGCAACAGCATGGAGAGTTTTAAAGAAATTATGTAAAGAAGGATATGTAAGCAAAGGTGAAAAGAATTTTAGCATAACACCAAAAGGTTTAGCTGTACTCTTCAAGAATTATAAAGATGAAAGAGTAAGGAAAATTATTGCAAAGAGGCTAAAAGAAATATGGAATTATGAAGGAGATGTTAGTGAGGTATATTCATTATTAAAAGATGTAAGTAATTTAATAGAAAATAACAAAATAGATATTAAAAACGTATGCCTAAATTATCCTGTTTCTTTAGCTGGTTTTTTATATCCATTTATAAATGAGTTATCGGAAGAGACGAAAAGATTGATAGCACACTATTTGTTAAAAACATTTCCATCAGTAAATATAACCCCATACTGTAGAGGAATCATCTCTTTTAATGATAAAGGAATACCGTATGCAATAGCTGTAAACTGCAAAGTTGAAGGTATAAAACTAAATCATTATTGTGAAATTTTGCAGAAATTATATGTTAAAAATAAAATTGAATAA
- a CDS encoding SMP-30/gluconolactonase/LRE family protein: MKRVTEFKGRLFEGPIWVKDTLYFVDILNGEIHSLKENEHNVIKFDTYVSSIQPRKKGGLIATAGKGFYIVNEGKVELLYEVKEWDDRNRFNDGKCDALGRYWVGTMNLEEKYPTGGLFVLDLNLKFRKVLDNVTISNGLAWSLDNKKFYYIDSPTKKIFVFDFDLEKGEISNRRTVIDLSSYPGVPDGMTIDSEGMLWVALYGGGRVLRVTEGKILQEIRLPASHVTSVTFGDSDLKTLYITTANEEKDGGYVYSERVDVKGVETYYCEF, from the coding sequence ATGAAAAGAGTTACAGAATTTAAGGGTAGACTTTTTGAAGGGCCTATTTGGGTAAAAGATACTCTTTATTTTGTTGACATTTTAAATGGAGAAATACATAGTCTTAAGGAAAATGAACATAATGTGATAAAATTTGATACTTATGTAAGCTCAATACAACCGAGAAAGAAAGGAGGACTAATTGCAACTGCAGGAAAAGGATTTTATATAGTAAATGAAGGAAAGGTAGAACTTCTCTATGAAGTGAAAGAATGGGATGATAGAAATAGATTTAATGACGGAAAATGTGACGCCTTAGGAAGATATTGGGTAGGAACAATGAATTTAGAAGAAAAATATCCCACTGGTGGTCTTTTCGTCCTTGATTTAAACTTAAAGTTCAGAAAAGTCTTAGATAACGTTACAATCTCTAACGGATTAGCCTGGAGTTTAGATAATAAGAAGTTTTACTATATCGATTCACCAACAAAGAAAATTTTCGTTTTTGATTTTGATTTAGAGAAAGGAGAGATAAGTAATAGAAGAACAGTAATAGATCTTTCATCCTATCCTGGAGTACCAGATGGAATGACAATTGATTCTGAAGGAATGCTATGGGTAGCATTATATGGTGGAGGAAGAGTATTAAGAGTTACTGAAGGAAAAATACTACAAGAAATAAGATTACCAGCATCACATGTGACTTCAGTTACTTTTGGAGATTCAGATTTAAAGACTTTATACATTACTACTGCAAATGAAGAAAAAGATGGCGGTTATGTTTACTCCGAAAGAGTAGATGTTAAAGGTGTTGAAACGTATTACTGTGAATTTTAA
- the nrfD gene encoding NrfD/PsrC family molybdoenzyme membrane anchor subunit produces the protein MGLFTAPAPPPYGIQAPIQQINEYPLWGTEVALALYFTEVAGMLMAIIGALELTGKYPSMAKKGAPTVFVATILAFAFFAYDLGRPLAATSSPIEALINFSHSWMARGIIFVSGLLLFSLLYTFSVFLKLPQGIARKARIIFAVLGMLFGIFTTTYSGFEFAATTGIPFWNNGALPLLFLAGGVFVGAGIGYVLAFVTKGDEGIVARRLMAKLIAYSGIAELASWFLFLATVNFIYVFDEVAYDYLLSQTTFYLDLTLSVLSVLIAGGGSLVASPMLRIMFRQPPNEASKAIGEIKPTDLPTAVKYAVLVAAIFAIIAAYLTRADILFAGQYAYQVAPMTPFQIVSNQPIPIGSFGWRG, from the coding sequence ATGGGACTCTTTACAGCACCAGCGCCACCTCCGTATGGTATTCAAGCACCTATTCAACAAATTAATGAATATCCATTATGGGGTACAGAAGTTGCACTAGCATTGTACTTTACAGAAGTTGCAGGTATGTTAATGGCTATAATAGGTGCATTAGAGCTTACTGGAAAATACCCAAGTATGGCTAAAAAAGGCGCTCCTACAGTGTTTGTTGCAACAATATTAGCATTTGCTTTCTTCGCTTATGATTTAGGAAGACCTTTAGCTGCAACTTCGTCCCCTATTGAGGCTTTGATAAACTTCTCTCATTCGTGGATGGCTAGGGGTATAATATTTGTATCCGGACTTCTGTTATTCTCCTTACTTTATACTTTTTCTGTATTCTTAAAATTACCTCAAGGAATAGCTAGAAAAGCTAGAATAATATTTGCAGTTTTAGGAATGCTTTTTGGAATATTTACAACAACTTATAGTGGTTTCGAGTTTGCTGCAACTACTGGAATTCCTTTTTGGAATAATGGTGCCCTACCTCTACTATTCTTAGCAGGCGGAGTTTTTGTTGGTGCAGGCATTGGATATGTACTAGCTTTTGTAACTAAGGGTGATGAAGGAATCGTGGCTAGAAGATTAATGGCAAAATTAATAGCTTATTCCGGAATTGCTGAACTAGCGTCATGGTTCTTATTTCTCGCAACTGTAAACTTCATTTACGTATTTGATGAAGTAGCTTATGATTACTTATTATCTCAAACTACATTCTACTTAGATTTAACGCTCTCTGTTTTATCAGTTCTAATAGCTGGAGGAGGAAGCTTAGTGGCTTCTCCAATGTTAAGGATAATGTTTAGACAGCCTCCTAATGAGGCAAGTAAGGCTATTGGTGAAATTAAACCTACTGACCTTCCTACAGCAGTTAAATATGCAGTATTAGTTGCAGCGATATTCGCAATAATTGCGGCTTATTTAACTAGAGCAGACATATTATTTGCTGGTCAATATGCATACCAAGTAGCCCCTATGACGCCATTCCAGATTGTTAGTAACCAGCCTATCCCAATAGGAAGTTTCGGATGGAGAGGCTAA
- a CDS encoding tetratricopeptide repeat protein — translation MNIDELIDQGKYEEALKQLKGDDEDTKLFRGYLLYKLNKCDEAIKEIQNVDKLESYYIRFECYNLLGKEDEAVKSLEEGITKFPYSHILYFMLAKHYFDKNQLNKALESIDKALDILPISYDYKFLKAKILFQMGNYDDAITYLNDVISLNPKNLEARVMKAMCYYNVGLKMDALSEINKALDIDKNNANLHFLKGKIYFETGFYKLALAEFKIALRLNPSPDMYYHVALSYYMLGLHRDADMFIDKAIGIEERGRYYSLKARIIKELGDIARAKEFANKAISLDPDTRKELEDLL, via the coding sequence GTGAATATTGACGAATTAATAGATCAAGGAAAATATGAAGAAGCACTAAAACAATTGAAAGGAGATGATGAAGATACTAAGCTCTTTAGAGGGTATTTGCTCTATAAACTTAATAAATGTGATGAGGCTATAAAAGAAATACAGAACGTAGATAAATTAGAATCTTATTACATTAGGTTTGAATGTTATAATTTATTAGGCAAAGAGGATGAAGCAGTAAAGTCATTAGAAGAAGGAATAACCAAGTTTCCCTATAGTCATATTCTTTATTTTATGTTGGCTAAACATTATTTTGATAAAAATCAATTAAATAAAGCTTTAGAGTCTATAGATAAAGCTCTTGATATCCTTCCTATAAGTTATGATTACAAATTTCTAAAGGCTAAAATACTTTTCCAAATGGGTAATTATGATGATGCTATAACTTATCTTAATGATGTTATTTCATTAAATCCGAAAAACTTGGAGGCAAGGGTAATGAAAGCTATGTGTTATTATAATGTTGGTTTAAAAATGGATGCTCTCTCAGAGATAAATAAGGCTTTAGATATAGATAAAAATAATGCAAATCTACATTTTCTTAAGGGTAAAATTTATTTCGAAACTGGATTTTATAAATTAGCCTTAGCTGAGTTTAAGATAGCTTTAAGATTAAATCCTTCGCCAGATATGTATTACCACGTTGCCTTATCATATTATATGCTAGGACTTCATAGAGATGCTGATATGTTTATAGATAAGGCTATAGGCATAGAAGAAAGAGGAAGATATTATTCTCTTAAAGCTAGAATAATTAAGGAATTAGGAGATATAGCAAGAGCAAAAGAGTTTGCCAATAAAGCAATAAGCTTAGATCCAGATACGAGAAAAGAACTAGAAGATTTATTATAG